Below is a window of Paramagnetospirillum magneticum AMB-1 DNA.
CAGCCATACCTTTGTGCGGAAATAAGAGGGTACGGCCAGGATGGAAATGAGTACGACGTCAAAAACTTCATAACAGTTAACGATAGAAATTTTAACACCGATAGTTTTGGATTTGTCAAATCACTTCACGTTACAGATGCCGTCAATAGTAGATTTATTGTGTCATGGGCGCAGGAATCATATTACGCTCGAATGATAGCTAACTATAGCTATGTAGATGGTGTAGATGTTAGAGATGTTGGCATGAGCTTTCCATTATTTAGGGTTATTGATGGAGAGGGTAATTTTATTACGGACCCAATTGTTGTGCGGCAACAGCATAATTTAAGTATCGATGTTGCGTCACTTTACACAAGTGGCTCCCTCGAGTTATCTGATAAATTCGTCGTTGTTACAGATAGTGCCGGATTTTTATCTGACTATCATTATGCTTCTGGGGCAATTAATAGCGGTGTGCAGGCGAAGATCTATAGTATGGAAGGGATGTCATCTGGAGGTGATATTTTTATCTCTAATGGCCATGACGTTCAGGTGCAAGCCTCTATGCAAGGTGGTTTTTATATTGGATACACAGAAGTTAATGAATTGCAAAAAACAGATCTGTATATAAATAAGTATGATTCAGTCGGCTCCATGATAAAATCGACTAAAATTGCATCAGAATATGGCCTTCATTATGATATATCTTCATTATCAGAAGGTTTTTCAGTCGCTTGGGACGGAAGCGATACAGTGTCAGGCTCAAAACATGTTGGCATAGCGCGATACAATGGCGATGGCATTGAAGTTTATAATTACACCTTATCTGACAATGCCAGCAATGCTCGAATTTCTGATATTAATCAGAACTGGAGTGCTGTTTCATATTTTAGCAATAATGGAATCATGAATATATTTTATATAGACAGCAGGGGGACGCAAGCCGCCCATTGGAATTGGAATTCCTTGCAAGCTGTTGGAATGGACTTTGAAATGGATACTTTTATGGACGGATCTTTATTAATGACTCAGAAGTTTGATCAAGGATCAAACCACTATGCGCTTGCTCGACATTTTTCTCCACGGCTCTGCTCATCAGACCCTATCGTGTTTGACATTAATAATGATTCATCATTTTTAAATAACATAAATATAGATGGCGTTTTATTCGATATCTTGTCAAATGGGGAAGTTTCACACATTAACTGGTTCTCACCCAACGACGCTGTCCTTGCTATCGACTCTGATCGCAACGGCCAAATTCAGGGGATGGGAGAGCTCTTCGCCGACTTGTCCGGTAAGCTCACCAGCACGGAGGTTCTCGCGACATTCGACCTGAACCACGATGAGCGTATCGACGACAAAGATTATGTGTTCCGTGATCTGATCGTCTGGAGCGACCGCAACAGCAACGGCATCAGTGAAGCCGATGAGATGAGGTCCATCCATGACGCGGGGATCATCTCTATCGATCTTCATACGACCCCGAGCGACGTTGACCCGGCAATCCTGTCACATGGGACAGCCACCATGGCCGATGGCAGTTCCCTGAACTTCGCCGAGGTGATCTTCCAGGAAATGCCACAGGTCACTGATCATCATGTTTGAAGTTTGGGCTTTGTAATCCCATCGCCTCGACCTTGCCGCCGTTCAGGGCAAGGAATGCCTCGGCGTAGTCGTTTCCGGCTTTGAAAACCCGGCCGACCTCACGCAGGAAGCGGTCGAGCGAGGCGGGTTCTCCACGCCAAGCCGCCGTCATGACCTTGCGCAACTCCACTCCGTTGCCGCTTTCCACCAGGGCGACGGCAAGACGCCACAGCGGGAGTGGCACGCCGTCGCGCAAGGTGTTGGGCGGGCCATCCCAACTGGCCGCCAGCCCTCCGGCATCGGTACAGGTCAGACGTGACGACCGGCAGATTTCGGCGACGACGGCACTGATCGGGCGGCGCAGGCCATCCAGCTTTGGGCGCAGCCCAGTTCCCGGCACGTAGGCCAGCGGCACCAGGGACACGAAAGCGGCGTAGGGGTAATCCTCCTCGCCCCCCAGGGAGCGCGGCACATAGGTCGATGACGTCAGAAATTCCGGACTGCCGTCGCCGTCCACATCCCTGACCGTGTCGGCACAGGGATGCCAGGACGGATAGGCGTGGGTCTCCAGCCGCTTGCCCGGTACCACCAGGGTGCAGGTATTGGGCACCCGCCCTCGAATGTCAGCGGATTGGATCAGCACGGCGCCTTCGGTGATGCGTGGCAGCGTCCGGGCGAGCGTGCATTCCGTTTCATTGCGGTCGCCGTCCGTGGGGATGCAGGACCACAGGCGCTTGACATCCTTGCGGATCTCCAGAAGGACGCCGGAAACCGGGCGCAAGCTATAGCCGCCGCCTAGTTGGCGCGTCTCTGCCGCCAGAGCCGATGCACTCCAAAGCATGCCAGCGATCAAGCCGATGGCGGCAATGCCCTTGCGCGTCATGATTATGGATCCTTGGATATCAGGGGAAGCAACATCGATCATCCTCTTTTGTTCAGCGGGTCACCCCGAGAAGAAAATGGCCGCGCCGAGGGCCAGAAGCGGGGAGCAGATCAACATGAGAATAGCAATGACCCATGCAATGGATGGCCCATGCAGATCGCCCTGGGTCATCGTCGGCCCGGATGGGGTCAGGGCCGCGATGAACTCCCGCAAGGTTCCGCAGACATAGCCGTCAGGATCAGCCAGATCATCGGTGAAAAAAATCTCACGCTCTGTCTGGAGGGCATGGCATGCGGCAAGGCGAAATTCCTCCCAAGTCTCACCTTGGCTCACGGAGATGATTTTGTCCGCGACCTCACTGGCCAACTTCACGGATTTCCATGGGCTGCCATGGCGCTCCTGGACGTAATAGGCTGAGGCGTAGGTCTCCTTCAGCCGATGGGCAACGGCAGCGACAGCCCCCGAGGCCCGCATGCGCCATGTCCAGACATCATCCCGGCTTGCCATTGCGTTTGGTTCTCCCTGACCTCTCGCTGATCGTTGGAGGTGTAGACGGACGGCTTCCGAGTATTGCTTGTTTTTTCTTGCGGATAAACCCTCGCGCCTGTCCGTCTATTCCTGAAATTCGGGTATCATCCCCGGCACCAAGGAGGGGAGAATCAAAATGACATCAGCACCAGCCGAGGCCGACCTCGACCTCATCACCCAGGCCCCGACCAGGGAAACGGCACGCGACCTTTGCCTGCTGATCAATGATTTGTGCCACCTGGACAAAATGCGGCAGATCGTCGTCCTGGAAGACACGCTGGATCACCCCGAGCGCAGCCTGCTGTTCTACGCTTATCGTCAGGTACGGGATCGCTCTTGGCTGGCGGAACCGATGCGCGACATCTTCCGCCACATCACCTTGGGCCTGACCGAGCAGGTCCAGGTCGAGCGCCTGCTCGATTCCCGCATCGCGGCCATGGCCGAGGAGGACCGCCGTCACATCCGCGACACCCTTGCCGGAATGGCTGACAAGTCGGCGCGGGAAGATCTACGCGAGCGGCTGAACGATGCCGCCGCAGATAAGGTGCTGGTGCTGCGGGCCTTGCGCAACGCCCTGGTAGCCCATGTGGGTGGCTACGCCCCCATGGTCGCGGCCGATTATGCCCGTTTCTCGCTGCCGGACTCCTTGCGGATGGACTACGACGAGCTTATCGAACTCATCGCCAACTCGGTGCGCATCCGCGTGGGAGGCGCGGCCGAACTGATCCTCCCCATCGATCCCATCGATCCCGCCAGTTACGATTATGACCGACGCATGGCTCGCCGTCTCAGGGAGGATAAGGAAGAGGTTGAAGAGGCGGTTGAGCCGGTTCCCGACCTGGAGGCCAGGTTGGACGCCATCGCCCAGGGTTGGGCCAATGACGATCCCGACTGGTGCCAGTGGGTTGACCGATTGGCGGGATATCTCCAGCTCATCCGCGAACGCTCGCTGAAGAAATTGACGCGGCTGGTTGATGAAGGAAGCTGGGCCATCAGCCTGCTGGGGTTGCCGACGCCGGTGGTCAGCCGAATCTTCGGCTTGATGAGCAACGGTGCCCAGGCGTCACTCCTCCGGGATATGGAGAATCATTGCGATTTTGATGGCATTTGCCTGACCCGTGGCTATGTGTCCAGGACGCGGCAGAACATCCTTCAGGTCATCGAGCAGAAGGGGCTGGCCGATGGCGGCGCGGCACGGCTGAAGACGATCATGCATGCGCCTCTGGGCTACGAGGCGTTCGATGCCTTGGCGACGCTGGACGACGGCGAGTTGAATGCGCTGTGGCGCCAGACCAGCAAGGATACGGTCGGGACCGCGTTACTGGGAACTTCTATCGAGGTTGCCGTACGCCTCCTCGGCCGCCTGAGCGAGGACGCCCGCCAGATGATGCTGGACGATATGGAGAGCCTATCCGCCGAGAAGACAACGGCTGACATCGAAGAGGCTCAAAGGAACATCCTTTGGCCCACGTCATGGGATGATGACGCGACACTGGATGAGACGCTGGCTAGCCTCCGGGCAATTTTGGCAGGATCGGCGTCGTGAGTGGGATTGCTTCTATCCGCTCATTGATCCGCGAGGCCCCGACGCGGGAAGCCGCCCTGGCCTTGCTGCTGTGCCTCTACGACCTTTGGTCCTTGGCCAAGGCCAGAGGGCCGCTGGCTTTGGAAGACCACGTCGTTCATCCCGAACGGAGCGTCATCCTCCACCAACATCGATTACTGTCCCGACTGCCCTGGTTGATGGAACCGCTGATGGATCTGGTGCGCCACTTCACCCTGGGAACCGATGGCAGCTCTGCATACGATCAAATGATCGATGGCATCATAGCCGCGGAAGAGCAGTGGATGCGCACCGTCCACGGTTTGGTGATGCTGCTCGCCTCGGTAATAGCCGTATTCTGGGTTATTGCCATGGTCATTGTAAGACCGCCTCTGGTCATGGAAGGAAGCCTTTCCTGGCCCACGGTCACGCTCTGGATCGTCCCCATGGGACTGACCATGCTGGCACTTCATTGCATCAAGGTTTGGATCGGATGGGTTGCGAGTGAGCGGACCGGCATGCTGGAGGCACTGCGCCGGGGGATATGCTTTCACGCCGATGGCGCATTTGCCCCCCAGGTGAGCGCGGATGCCGCTCGCATGGCGTTGCCACAGCGGCTGCGGCCGAGCCATGACCAGTTGGAAAATATGATCCGGGCGGAATCCGTTCGGTACCTCTATCCCGTCGCCCCCCTGCTGTTGCCAGCGGATAGGGCCGACGGAAAAGACTGCGCCACGGCCATCCAGGACATGTTGGACCGGTTAATGCCATCCGAGCTCGACAGTTTCGAGCGAGATCAGAGGTTGAATGAACTGCTGACCGATCTTTCCGACGATGTGCCTCCCGAGTATTCCGCGGTGTCCGTGGACTTCAACCGGTTGTCCCTCCTTGGAACAGATGGCATCCGAGTCTTGCTGCATTCCATTGGCAAGGACATGTGGGCCATGGCGTTGCGCGGAGCCACCTCACATACGGCTCGGTCCATCCTTGACTGTATCAGCCATCGCGCCGGGCGATTGTTGATGCAGGACATGGAGGCGCTGGACGGCGCTACGGTGGTGGAGATTCTTGAGGCCCAGCGCACGATCATCGAGACGCTCAGAAACTTACGTGCGACAGGGACTTTGCCGGATCAGGCGACCTTGGACAGGGAGTTTCTCGCGCAGCTCTCGTCTCTGGACAGCCCCCTATCCTGACGCAAAATATCGCAATGGCCTTCATGGCGGGAGCATTCGCGTGACGATATTTTCATCCGCAATCCAGTCAGTTCGTGCGCTGCGCCGCGAGGCCCCGACGCGGGAAGCCGCCCTGGCCCTGCTGCTATGCCTCTACGATCTGTGGGTGTTGGCCAAGGTCAAGGGCGATCTGTACCTGGAAGCCCATGCGGAGATGCCGCTCTCCAGCTCCCTATTTTTCCACCACAAGCCCATGCGCGATCTGCCCTGGCTGCTGACGCCGCTGGTGGATTTCATTCGGCTGATGACCCTGGGCTCGAATAATGCCAAGCAGGCTCGGCGTTTGTTGCAGGCCTACCGAGAAACCGAAAAGCGTGCTCTGGACCATGTTCTGCGGCAGGCATCACTCGTCTGGCCGATGGGGTTTTGCCTGTGGATTGCCGGTCTGGCGGTGCTGGCGAGTCTTGGCGGATTAGGCCTGACGGCATTGGCTTGGTGGGGTGTGTCGCTGGCTGCTGCCGGAGTGATGGTCGGGATATGGCTGGTCCGCCTTCGCACCATCGCGGATCATCGCCTTGGCGTTCTCGACGCCATGACCGAGGGATGCCTGTCCTATCTGAACGGCTACGCACAGCAGATCTGCGCCGAGAATGCCAGATTCGTCCTGCCGCCAGCCTTGAAGCCGAGCTTCTTCGAACTGGCTGACGCCTTTGGCGAGGACAGCTATTTCCACCGCTACGGTGCTTATAACGGCTTCACCCTGAGTGAAACCGGCACCCAGGCGGAGATCGACACCAAACTGGCCGAGCGGTTGCAGGCCATCCTGGACTATGACCCCGACTGGCTGGCCAAGGCATTGCCCGGCCTGTCCCGCGACATCACCGGGGAACTTCCCGCCGATCAGGTGGAAACGGTATCGGCCTTCTCTCAATTGGCCGATCTCGACGAAGCCAGCTTGCGGATCATCCTGCAGTCTTGCGCCCATGATCTGCGCGCCGCCGCCCTCATAGGAACTTCATCGGCCGTGTTGGAGCGTTTCGTCGCCAATCTGAGTGAAGCCGACCAGAAGACGCTGGTGACGGACATCCGGGCCATGGGCTCCATCCCCGCCGCTGATATCGCCATCGCCCAACGCAGCGTGCTGGATCTGGCCAAATCCCTGACCGATTCAGGGGAGCTGGCCGCCAGGACCAAGGAAGAGGGGGACCTGCTGACGCTGTGGAAGCGGATGAGTGGAGAGGAAGGCGCATCGGGGCAGCCTGGTCGACCGGAGAATTGATGATGCCCTCTCCGCACTCGCTGTTCGTCCGCTTCCATCGCATCTACGGTGGCTTTGGAGCAATCGCGTTCCGGGTCTGCCTGGTGATCACTTTCCCTTTTTCTCTGGGATTGATTGCCAATGTCTCGAGGGATGGTTTCTGGCCTCTGGCGATCTTTGCCGTTTTGTTTATCACCGGTTGGAAGATTTTCGTCAGTCCGCCCCAGAGCATCCTGATTTCGGCCGAGCAATTTCCTCCGCCAAACGGACGGCCTGGAATTCTTCCCCCCGATCGCCCCCGTGATGAATGGCAGTCCCATCACTTCATGATTGCCTTCCTGTTCAAGTTGGCCCTGGTGGGGACATGGATTTCGCTGCCGTTCTGGATTACCTGGGCCATCTGGCACGACCCTCAGATGAAGGAAGGGGCCGGGTTCGGGATGATCTTCTTTCCCTTTGCCGGAGGACTGATCGAGGGAACGTTGCGGGGACATACCCGAACCTTGAAAACCGCGATTGCGTCTACCTATTTGGCCCCTGCCAAGGACAGCTTGGCAAGGCCATTGGCGGAGGCTCTCCCCGCCTCCCCGAAGGCATCATTGCCATGGCCACCGCTGGTTACCACCGTTTTGGCCCTTCCCTTGACAGTTCAAGCCGGGCTTGTCGCCAAGCAATTAGGGAGCCACACGGACTCGCCCTTCCTGGTGGGAACGGCGGTGATCTCGGCCTTCGTCCTGGGCTTGTGGTGCGCCTGGACGGCCCATGGCCGTCGAGATCTGGTCAAACTGGCGGGGGATGCGGCATTCCTCGGAGTGACGGCTCTTGTCCTCATCATGATAGGAGCGATTACCGGGACCATGGTCGGAGGCGCTCTGAGCAAACTGTTCGGCCATATCGGCGTGCAAGTCGGCCTTCTCGGTGGTGCAATCGGCGGCCACTTTACGGTGTCGTACTGGATGATGGGGGAGTGGCGGCGAGGGCCATCGTTCGGAAGCCGATCCGGCTCGATCAATGGGCCAGGCTGGATTCTTCAAGCCTGGCAGCCGGATGCCGAGGTCCTGTGTCCGGTTTCCATGCCCGATGGGGTGTTTTTCACGCCTCCCCCTAAAGCGGTCGGCCCAGTGGTGGCGGCGTGGACGTCGATGCGATCGGATGTAATGCCGCTTTCTCCGCTGATGCGCCGCATCCATGTCCTGTCCATGACCATGTTGTTTGCTGTCACCGCTTGGCTGGCCGCATCGGGGATGCAATTGCCGCCAGTTGAACAGCCCGCATGGGGATTTGTTGGCGCGATCTACGGTGCAGCACTGGGCTGGGTGCTGACAAGCTTCACCGAAACCTGCCGATTCGTCGGTCGAGACGGTTTTGCCTGTGCCAGCTTCGAGGGGGCGCCTCCAATGATCACCATCAGCAGCGCACTGGCATTTTCCGAGGCACACGCGTTGTATTCAGAGCAGATACAGATGACCTCACAAGATATTGGGGGCATGGTGACCGGCGCCGAAACCTACAGTTATCTGTGGTGTGACAATCAAGGGCGAAAGCTGTTTCAGCTTGATGGAAAATTCCATCAACGTAACCCCAGGGAAAAGTCCAGAGCGGAACTGGATAGGTTAGCTGCGTGGCAATGGACCGCCTTCTGCCTCGACCGCTACCGCTTGGCCCTGCATACCGGCTCAACTCTTTATTTCGAGGCAGGGGGGACGCGAATTGCCATCACGGCAAATACCGCAACGGTGGTTATCGGTGAGGAACGCCACCCAATTCACGAATACACCATCGATAATGGCGTTTTGTACCTGACTGTCGAGGATGAGGCGAAGGATCGAGCAATGCAAGGAGCGCGAATTGGCAATTTCAGTTGCCTGCTGATCCTGTTGGCCGAACGGATACGTCCTTCTCACCAAATTTCGGGATAGATCGAATGGCTCATTCTCAAATATCCTCACCGATTCTGCCCTGGTCCCAGGATATTTACCTCGATGCCCTGGTCTTCGCCGCCGAACGGCATGGCGACCAGAAGACGCCCGCCGGCTTCCCCTATGTCACCCACCTAGCCTCGGTGGCCCAGGAGGTGATGGCGGCCCTGGCCGTGGAGCCCGGACGCAATGGCACCCTGGCGGTGACGGCGGCCCTGCTCCATGATGTGATCGAGGATACCGCCACCAGCCTCGAGATGGTGGCGGAGCGATTCGGTCCCGATGTTCTGGCGGCGGTCATGGCCTTGACCAAGAATTCCGACCTTCCCAAGGAACGGCGCATGCCCGACAGCCTGGAGCGTATCCAGGCTCAGCCACCTGAGGTCTGGATGGTCAAGCTGGCTGATCGCATCGTCAATCTCGGCCCGCCGCCCACCCACTGGACTCGGGAAAAGATGGCGGCCTACCGGGCCGAGGCGGAGACCATCCTGTCCGCCCTGCGCGACGCCAGCCCGTTTCTCACCCACCGGCTGGAACGGCGCATCGCCGAATACAGGTTCCATTTGAAATGAGCCCCATCTTGTCGCCACCACCGTATCTATGACGATTTTGGTGCTGCAAGGGTACACGAGTTTGGCAACCACATGCTACGCGAGGACAACGGTTTCGTCGTCAAGTTCAGGATCAAGACTGGGCGAACTGGTTTCTCGATCACCAACCACCATTTGACCGCTGCTCCTCCGGCGATGGAGCGCGTCATCATTATTGGCAAGGGCAAACTCGGGGGTAGCTGGAGGCGCTGACGTGATGATTCGATGTTTTTTCCGACTGCTTGCCGCATTTGTTTTCTTCACGACATCACCAGCCTTGGCAGAATCCTGGCAGGAGGCCCTTTCTCGTGCAAATGATTTGGGACGCCAAGGAATAGCAGCGCATCGTGCGGGAAAGCTGGACAAGGCGGAACAATTGCTCCGCTCGGCCATAGCGGCAATTCCAGCCGATACCCCACCAAATGAAAGCGATCGGGTTGGTATATTCCTGCGCGAAAAGATGGCCGAGTTAATGTCAACCCGAGGAAAGCCGGAAGAAGCGCGTCAATGGTTGGATCAGGCTAAACGCTTTTCCAGGGGAGACCCATACTCGAAAGGTCATCTACTAAATGACCAGGGACTACTGGCGTATCATCAGGGAAAATTAGATGACGCCGAGGAATTTTATAAGCAGGCGCTATCTATATTTGAGAAAAATAGATGGAATTTTGATCGCGCAATGACCCTTGGAAACCTTGGGTTAGTTTATCTCGATCGCTACACAAGGAGCGATAATATCGACCATGTCCAACTTAATAATGCAGAGAAGGCTTTCGCTGAATCACTTGATGTGATGCTCAAATATGGCAGTAAAGTTGATATTGCAAATCAATGGAGTAACCTTGGAATAGTCTATCGAAATCAGAATAAGCTTATTCAGGCCGAGAATGCGCATCAAGAAGGATTGAAAATTGACCGAGAAATCGGCAATAAGGTGGGTGAGGTCGATTCGCTCGGGAATCTTGGGCGCGTCGCCAAGGCTCTGGGAAAGAGCAATGAGGCGCTCACTCTATTCCATGAGGCATATGATCTGGCCTCGGACATTCATTACGCTCGGGGCATTAGCCACCACGGGCTTAACGCAATGGCTCTCCTCAATGACCGAGGATTGTATCGAATGGCGGAGGCGTATGGTGAGCCAACCCTGGCTGCGGCCAAGGGCATTGGCCATAATTTCACCATCGCCAGAATCCTTGAGGAAATGACGACCATTGCGGCAAAAGGTCATGGGTGCTTAGCCGCGGCCAGAGAATTGGCACATGAATCACAAGGCTATTTCGAGGCTGCCGATTTGGTAGAAGACTCACAACGGTTAAAACGCCTTCTGAGGGACATTTCCGCCGC
It encodes the following:
- a CDS encoding FliG C-terminal domain-containing protein gives rise to the protein MTSAPAEADLDLITQAPTRETARDLCLLINDLCHLDKMRQIVVLEDTLDHPERSLLFYAYRQVRDRSWLAEPMRDIFRHITLGLTEQVQVERLLDSRIAAMAEEDRRHIRDTLAGMADKSAREDLRERLNDAAADKVLVLRALRNALVAHVGGYAPMVAADYARFSLPDSLRMDYDELIELIANSVRIRVGGAAELILPIDPIDPASYDYDRRMARRLREDKEEVEEAVEPVPDLEARLDAIAQGWANDDPDWCQWVDRLAGYLQLIRERSLKKLTRLVDEGSWAISLLGLPTPVVSRIFGLMSNGAQASLLRDMENHCDFDGICLTRGYVSRTRQNILQVIEQKGLADGGAARLKTIMHAPLGYEAFDALATLDDGELNALWRQTSKDTVGTALLGTSIEVAVRLLGRLSEDARQMMLDDMESLSAEKTTADIEEAQRNILWPTSWDDDATLDETLASLRAILAGSAS
- a CDS encoding FliG C-terminal domain-containing protein, producing MSGIASIRSLIREAPTREAALALLLCLYDLWSLAKARGPLALEDHVVHPERSVILHQHRLLSRLPWLMEPLMDLVRHFTLGTDGSSAYDQMIDGIIAAEEQWMRTVHGLVMLLASVIAVFWVIAMVIVRPPLVMEGSLSWPTVTLWIVPMGLTMLALHCIKVWIGWVASERTGMLEALRRGICFHADGAFAPQVSADAARMALPQRLRPSHDQLENMIRAESVRYLYPVAPLLLPADRADGKDCATAIQDMLDRLMPSELDSFERDQRLNELLTDLSDDVPPEYSAVSVDFNRLSLLGTDGIRVLLHSIGKDMWAMALRGATSHTARSILDCISHRAGRLLMQDMEALDGATVVEILEAQRTIIETLRNLRATGTLPDQATLDREFLAQLSSLDSPLS
- a CDS encoding FliG C-terminal domain-containing protein: MTIFSSAIQSVRALRREAPTREAALALLLCLYDLWVLAKVKGDLYLEAHAEMPLSSSLFFHHKPMRDLPWLLTPLVDFIRLMTLGSNNAKQARRLLQAYRETEKRALDHVLRQASLVWPMGFCLWIAGLAVLASLGGLGLTALAWWGVSLAAAGVMVGIWLVRLRTIADHRLGVLDAMTEGCLSYLNGYAQQICAENARFVLPPALKPSFFELADAFGEDSYFHRYGAYNGFTLSETGTQAEIDTKLAERLQAILDYDPDWLAKALPGLSRDITGELPADQVETVSAFSQLADLDEASLRIILQSCAHDLRAAALIGTSSAVLERFVANLSEADQKTLVTDIRAMGSIPAADIAIAQRSVLDLAKSLTDSGELAARTKEEGDLLTLWKRMSGEEGASGQPGRPEN
- a CDS encoding HD domain-containing protein; the encoded protein is MAHSQISSPILPWSQDIYLDALVFAAERHGDQKTPAGFPYVTHLASVAQEVMAALAVEPGRNGTLAVTAALLHDVIEDTATSLEMVAERFGPDVLAAVMALTKNSDLPKERRMPDSLERIQAQPPEVWMVKLADRIVNLGPPPTHWTREKMAAYRAEAETILSALRDASPFLTHRLERRIAEYRFHLK
- a CDS encoding tetratricopeptide repeat protein, encoding MIRCFFRLLAAFVFFTTSPALAESWQEALSRANDLGRQGIAAHRAGKLDKAEQLLRSAIAAIPADTPPNESDRVGIFLREKMAELMSTRGKPEEARQWLDQAKRFSRGDPYSKGHLLNDQGLLAYHQGKLDDAEEFYKQALSIFEKNRWNFDRAMTLGNLGLVYLDRYTRSDNIDHVQLNNAEKAFAESLDVMLKYGSKVDIANQWSNLGIVYRNQNKLIQAENAHQEGLKIDREIGNKVGEVDSLGNLGRVAKALGKSNEALTLFHEAYDLASDIHYARGISHHGLNAMALLNDRGLYRMAEAYGEPTLAAAKGIGHNFTIARILEEMTTIAAKGHGCLAAARELAHESQGYFEAADLVEDSQRLKRLLRDISAAKNQPWCK